One genomic segment of Culturomica massiliensis includes these proteins:
- a CDS encoding glucosaminidase domain-containing protein, giving the protein MAGKNKEYADKYAEYAMEQMRRYGIPASVTLAQGILESSNGQSELARKENNHFGIKATQSWIAEGGRYSLYSDDKPNEKFCSYDNVGDSYEHHSRFLKENSRYAECFNLRPDDYKGWTEGIAKAGYATGGNYAGTLQKIIEQNGLDKYDRQVMQEMAAQGKQFGLESNPLQEKEKAEAYSFPVERKEFLFVTSAFGMRQDPMDKEKQQMHKGLDIRCKGDAVLATENGGKVVSVNGNANSAGGKSVTVEYSRPDGSKVQCTYMHLGDIAVKAGDSVKAGQRLGTSGNTGTRTTGEHLHFGVVNIHSDGTRRDIDPAAYLAEIAQKGNIKQQVLYNGNDLLAKYRSTEEPKIEKPLSTEDWMKKLLSSEDSGVGMSGCNDPVMEMAMTAFTSLMVLAVQIDSKNEEEQKAAVSGAMDSGKIDLKPLLPDMKSCSLTMKENGKAVLQADNGEQHISRELSSAELSRLSAVLNNSTLTDEAKRMRVTGLLNTAILSEMASQNFEQGMSEQRGQTENLKR; this is encoded by the coding sequence ATGGCAGGAAAAAATAAAGAATATGCAGACAAGTATGCGGAGTACGCCATGGAGCAGATGCGCCGGTATGGCATCCCCGCTTCGGTAACACTTGCGCAAGGAATCCTTGAGAGTTCCAACGGACAGAGTGAACTGGCCCGCAAGGAAAACAATCATTTCGGCATCAAGGCCACTCAGTCATGGATTGCGGAAGGCGGCCGGTACAGCCTGTATTCGGATGACAAGCCGAACGAGAAATTCTGCAGCTATGATAACGTAGGAGACTCCTATGAACACCATTCGAGGTTCCTTAAGGAGAACAGCCGCTACGCGGAATGTTTCAATCTCCGTCCCGATGACTACAAAGGATGGACGGAAGGTATAGCCAAAGCCGGTTACGCGACCGGGGGCAACTATGCCGGGACTCTGCAGAAGATCATCGAGCAGAACGGCCTGGACAAATACGACCGTCAGGTCATGCAGGAAATGGCCGCGCAGGGCAAGCAGTTCGGTCTGGAAAGTAATCCTCTCCAGGAGAAAGAAAAGGCAGAAGCCTATTCATTTCCGGTGGAACGCAAGGAGTTCCTCTTTGTCACTTCCGCTTTCGGAATGCGTCAGGACCCGATGGACAAAGAAAAGCAGCAGATGCACAAGGGGCTTGACATACGATGCAAAGGCGATGCGGTGCTGGCCACGGAAAACGGCGGAAAGGTCGTTTCGGTAAACGGCAATGCCAACTCTGCCGGAGGCAAGAGCGTAACCGTCGAATACAGCCGCCCGGATGGAAGCAAGGTGCAGTGTACCTATATGCACCTTGGCGATATCGCAGTCAAGGCGGGAGACAGTGTCAAGGCAGGACAACGCCTTGGAACCTCGGGCAACACGGGGACACGGACCACGGGAGAGCACCTGCATTTCGGGGTGGTGAACATCCATTCGGACGGGACGCGCCGTGACATCGACCCGGCTGCATATCTGGCCGAGATTGCGCAGAAAGGCAATATCAAGCAGCAGGTGCTGTACAACGGCAATGACCTGCTCGCGAAATACCGTAGTACGGAAGAACCCAAAATCGAGAAACCTCTTTCTACCGAAGACTGGATGAAAAAGCTGCTGTCCTCGGAGGACAGTGGCGTCGGCATGTCCGGATGCAATGACCCTGTCATGGAGATGGCCATGACGGCCTTTACCTCACTGATGGTGCTGGCCGTTCAGATTGACAGCAAGAACGAGGAAGAGCAGAAAGCCGCCGTTTCGGGGGCCATGGATAGCGGAAAGATTGACTTGAAACCACTGCTGCCTGACATGAAAAGCTGTAGTCTGACCATGAAAGAGAACGGGAAAGCCGTCCTTCAGGCGGATAACGGCGAACAGCATATATCGCGCGAGTTGAGTTCCGCAGAATTGAGCCGGCTGTCGGCCGTGCTGAACAACAGTACCCTTACGGATGAAGCCAAGCGGATGCGCGTGACGGGATTGCTGAATACTGCCATCCTTTCGGAAATGGCTTCACAGAATTTCGAACAGGGCATGTCCGAGCAGCGAGGACAAACGGAAAATCTGAAAAGATGA
- a CDS encoding zincin-like metallopeptidase domain-containing protein gives MAGYRRQNTEGPNSEDKALDLFAEMMIEKLETISKDWKKPWFTEGSLQWPRNLSGREYNGMNALMLMLHCEKEGYTIPRFCTFDCVQRLNKPGKNGEELPRVSVLKGEKSFPVMLTTFTCIHKETKEKIKYDDYKNLSEDEKKEYNVYPKMQVFRVFNVAQTNLKEARPELWEKLEKENGRPFVHEGEMFSFEPVERMIRDNLWICPINVKHQDDAFYSISKNEITVPEKVQFKDGEAFYGTLFHEMGHSTGAEGVLNRFQPTSFGSKEYSDEELVAELCGALISQRYGMAKHIKEDSCPYLKSWLDNLKESPQYIKTVLMDVKKASSMITQKIDQIARDIEREKTENQERTETPKEKVYYASVAYLQMADDTNRLDALKDKGDYNGLLTLAKEYYDGNGMDEQYTYASPLQNRGDDLLIEDQHFAVVYNGSVGGTYDVMLKYTEQEVRDHIRRYGVDRASEDVKALAREMAAEQFAEMTRHKMPVFEMPNGDVLHVNYNRDRDSLDVGTMTNAGMTVKHHYPYDHNMTLDANLQGVNEQLNDLEEYREEQQETEYSGGMRR, from the coding sequence ATGGCAGGCTACAGGAGACAAAATACAGAAGGGCCGAACAGCGAAGACAAGGCTCTCGACCTCTTTGCGGAAATGATGATTGAAAAGCTGGAGACTATCAGCAAGGACTGGAAGAAGCCCTGGTTCACCGAGGGCAGCCTTCAGTGGCCACGCAATCTGTCCGGACGCGAATACAATGGTATGAATGCGCTTATGCTCATGCTGCACTGCGAAAAGGAAGGATACACTATTCCGAGATTCTGCACATTTGATTGCGTGCAGAGACTGAACAAACCGGGCAAGAACGGCGAGGAACTGCCGAGGGTATCGGTACTGAAAGGCGAGAAATCGTTTCCCGTCATGCTGACCACATTTACCTGCATCCACAAGGAGACCAAGGAGAAGATCAAGTATGACGATTACAAAAACTTGTCCGAGGACGAAAAGAAAGAGTATAACGTGTATCCCAAGATGCAGGTATTCCGCGTGTTCAACGTCGCCCAGACGAATCTGAAAGAGGCTCGCCCTGAACTGTGGGAGAAGCTGGAAAAGGAAAACGGCCGTCCATTCGTCCATGAAGGTGAAATGTTCAGCTTCGAACCGGTGGAGAGGATGATACGCGACAATCTATGGATATGTCCCATCAACGTGAAACATCAGGATGATGCCTTTTATTCGATTAGCAAGAATGAAATCACCGTACCGGAGAAGGTGCAGTTCAAGGACGGGGAAGCATTCTACGGAACACTGTTCCATGAGATGGGACATTCAACTGGAGCGGAAGGTGTGCTAAACCGTTTCCAACCGACCTCTTTCGGTTCAAAGGAGTATAGCGATGAAGAACTTGTGGCCGAATTGTGCGGTGCATTGATCTCCCAACGCTACGGAATGGCCAAACATATAAAAGAGGACAGTTGTCCGTATCTGAAATCGTGGCTGGATAACCTGAAGGAGTCACCCCAGTACATTAAGACCGTACTTATGGACGTGAAGAAGGCATCATCCATGATCACGCAGAAAATAGACCAGATAGCCAGGGATATAGAAAGGGAAAAGACCGAAAATCAGGAACGGACGGAAACCCCGAAGGAAAAGGTATATTATGCTTCTGTAGCCTATCTGCAAATGGCGGACGATACCAACCGACTTGACGCACTGAAAGACAAAGGGGACTACAACGGGCTGCTCACTCTTGCGAAAGAGTATTACGACGGGAACGGAATGGATGAACAGTACACCTATGCCTCTCCTTTGCAGAACCGTGGCGATGACCTGCTGATTGAAGACCAGCATTTCGCTGTCGTGTATAACGGTAGTGTAGGAGGAACTTATGACGTGATGCTGAAATACACCGAACAGGAAGTACGAGACCATATCCGAAGATATGGAGTTGACAGGGCCAGCGAGGATGTGAAGGCATTGGCGAGGGAAATGGCTGCAGAACAGTTTGCGGAAATGACGCGGCACAAGATGCCGGTCTTCGAAATGCCGAACGGTGACGTGCTGCATGTCAATTACAACAGGGACAGGGACTCACTGGATGTGGGGACGATGACCAACGCGGGCATGACCGTGAAGCATCATTACCCTTATGACCACAACATGACACTGGATGCCAATCTCCAGGGCGTGAATGAGCAACTGAACGACCTGGAAGAATACAGGGAGGAACAGCAGGAGACCGAATATAGCGGTGGAATGCGACGATGA
- a CDS encoding class I SAM-dependent methyltransferase has product MNTDYKVGDFIYDADIYDGLNKFLSDLEFYKKWLPKNKEAKILELCCGTGRLTIPIAKDGYDIKGVDYTSSMLERAKEKALQAGLKIDFIEADIRELNLGEKFDLIFIPFNSIHHLYKNEDLFEALNTVKKHLKDNGLFLLDCFNPNIQYIVENEREQHVMAEYTTNDGRSVLIRQSMHYESASQINRIKWQYFIDGAFHSVQNMDMRLFFPQELNSYLHQAGFNVVHKFGDFTECEFNDNSEKQIYILELKK; this is encoded by the coding sequence ATGAATACAGATTATAAAGTCGGAGATTTTATCTATGATGCAGATATTTATGATGGACTGAATAAATTTCTGTCCGATTTAGAGTTTTACAAAAAATGGTTACCCAAAAACAAAGAGGCCAAAATACTTGAACTTTGCTGTGGAACGGGAAGACTTACGATTCCAATAGCAAAGGATGGCTATGACATTAAGGGCGTTGATTATACTTCATCCATGCTTGAACGGGCAAAGGAAAAAGCGCTACAAGCCGGATTAAAAATAGATTTCATTGAAGCGGATATAAGAGAACTAAACTTGGGAGAGAAATTCGATCTTATTTTTATTCCTTTCAATTCTATTCATCATCTGTATAAAAATGAAGATTTGTTTGAGGCGTTGAACACTGTAAAAAAACACCTGAAAGATAACGGTTTGTTTTTATTGGACTGCTTCAATCCCAATATCCAATATATTGTCGAAAACGAACGGGAACAACATGTTATGGCTGAATATACTACAAATGATGGAAGAAGTGTATTGATAAGACAAAGTATGCATTACGAAAGTGCATCTCAAATCAATCGTATAAAGTGGCAGTATTTTATTGACGGTGCATTTCACTCAGTCCAGAATATGGACATGAGACTGTTCTTTCCACAAGAGTTAAATTCATATCTTCATCAAGCGGGATTTAATGTTGTCCATAAATTCGGTGATTTTACAGAGTGTGAGTTTAATGACAATTCGGAAAAACAAATATATATACTGGAACTCAAGAAGTAG
- a CDS encoding DUF2867 domain-containing protein has translation MRNNKSYNYTDEFSDIVHTARFINAAELSGLFFSAPKWITLLMKIRNAIMKPFGLKRGKDLSDLVHIETENLATISKNDKHLDLEIAFMTGRVECDSQRISVSTKVRFHNRFGKCYFAIIKPFHNLICKTLLLRAKNNIEKSVCR, from the coding sequence ATGAGAAACAATAAGAGTTACAATTATACAGATGAGTTTAGTGATATAGTCCATACTGCAAGATTTATAAATGCTGCAGAGTTGTCTGGGCTGTTCTTTTCTGCACCAAAGTGGATAACCCTATTGATGAAAATTCGTAATGCCATTATGAAGCCTTTTGGACTAAAAAGAGGAAAAGATTTATCGGATTTGGTGCATATTGAGACTGAGAATTTGGCAACTATAAGCAAAAATGACAAGCATCTTGATTTGGAAATTGCTTTTATGACTGGGCGTGTGGAATGTGACAGTCAACGCATATCTGTAAGTACAAAAGTCAGATTCCATAATCGTTTTGGAAAATGTTATTTTGCCATAATCAAACCGTTCCACAATTTAATTTGCAAAACACTCTTGCTACGAGCAAAAAACAACATTGAAAAATCTGTTTGCAGATAA
- a CDS encoding retropepsin-like aspartic protease: MKYFIALIFTFFSIYTVSAQDSQRCMEIVNIAVDAVNNHSVENLHEHLAPDFVCAGQSGPIAIQVLAQIITQIDEHISNINKIDERQADATLTLVYDFNYSKRLGHKEATFIFNSDNQIKQMDLLPVQVKKVDMKKDFETPSDDVITVPMEISDGLIFVKAELNGIERDFILDSGAPSLYLNSKYFSHTNDTVNSISSAQGVSSGISGQDVFRVNTFNFHGIRAENTDFVMSDISHLSKDREIYGLIGYQVLKDYDWLFDYEGKTLTLIKSDKTENYIKEMRYKTYEVPMQMTSEKSHIPFIETKIGDITLMMGIDCGAAVNLIDDSMFSKLEKRMSNISTTELNGASKESTTVKNGDIKSLNIGKKRFKHLPTVFSDISHLNARWTNKIDGLLGYEILSRQKLIMSINNKKLIFIE, translated from the coding sequence ATGAAATATTTTATTGCTCTTATCTTTACATTTTTTTCTATATATACCGTTTCAGCACAGGATAGCCAGCGGTGTATGGAAATAGTTAACATTGCTGTTGACGCTGTCAACAATCACTCGGTTGAAAATCTGCATGAACATCTTGCACCGGATTTCGTCTGTGCAGGTCAGAGCGGTCCAATCGCTATCCAAGTTTTAGCGCAAATAATAACACAAATAGACGAACATATCTCTAATATAAATAAAATAGACGAACGGCAAGCAGATGCGACTTTGACTTTAGTATATGACTTCAATTACAGCAAACGACTGGGGCATAAAGAAGCAACCTTTATCTTTAATAGTGACAATCAGATAAAACAGATGGATCTGCTACCCGTACAAGTTAAAAAGGTAGATATGAAAAAAGATTTTGAAACTCCATCCGATGATGTTATTACAGTACCAATGGAAATATCTGACGGACTTATTTTTGTTAAGGCAGAATTGAATGGTATTGAACGTGATTTTATCTTGGATAGTGGTGCGCCGAGTCTTTACCTGAACAGTAAATATTTTTCCCACACTAATGATACAGTAAACTCAATAAGCAGTGCACAAGGCGTAAGTTCTGGAATTTCGGGTCAAGATGTTTTTCGTGTCAACACTTTCAATTTTCATGGGATTCGTGCTGAAAATACAGACTTTGTAATGTCAGACATTTCTCACTTGTCAAAAGATCGAGAAATATATGGATTAATTGGTTATCAAGTGCTAAAGGACTACGATTGGCTATTCGATTATGAAGGGAAAACATTGACATTAATCAAGAGTGATAAAACAGAAAATTATATAAAGGAAATGAGATATAAGACCTATGAGGTTCCGATGCAGATGACCTCTGAAAAGTCGCACATTCCTTTTATCGAGACAAAGATTGGTGATATTACTCTCATGATGGGTATTGATTGTGGTGCTGCCGTTAACCTGATTGATGACTCAATGTTTAGTAAACTGGAAAAACGAATGTCAAATATTTCCACTACGGAATTGAATGGAGCATCAAAAGAATCAACTACAGTAAAAAACGGTGATATAAAATCTTTGAATATTGGCAAAAAACGCTTTAAGCACCTGCCAACAGTATTTAGTGATATCAGTCATCTAAACGCTCGTTGGACAAACAAGATTGATGGACTTTTGGGTTATGAAATTCTATCACGACAAAAACTTATAATGAGCATCAACAACAAGAAACTTATTTTTATCGAATAA
- a CDS encoding histone H1 — protein sequence MENSFAQISELFAQFSENAKLQIEKGNKAAGMRARKASLELEKLLKQFRKESLEASK from the coding sequence ATGGAAAATTCATTTGCTCAGATCAGCGAATTGTTCGCTCAGTTTTCAGAGAATGCCAAACTTCAGATTGAAAAAGGCAATAAGGCAGCAGGAATGCGTGCCCGTAAAGCGTCACTTGAACTTGAAAAGCTTCTGAAACAGTTCAGAAAAGAATCACTGGAAGCCTCCAAATGA
- a CDS encoding OmpA family protein — MTKQIILIFAVLCSVQVQANSRYTERDTVQHEFFHDATELFQPLQPVYLDGVVVPRTGSGNWFVSVTGGATAFLGTPLGCEDLFGRVKPSYNLAVGKWFTPAVGARIHYSGLQFKDAGLSTKNYHSVHADLLWNLLGYRYSGQEQTRWGLAPFVGVGLIHNSSNKTSPFAFSYGIQGQYRISKRVSAVLEFSGTTTSQKFDGYGRTNRLGDHMVSLTAGFTFHLGKIGWKRAADVTHYIHRNEQLIDYSRALSEKNSRYAGQHDCDKRTLAELKKILEIEGLLDTYGHLLEDEKNGQQGYPVNNYSGLNSLRARLKHRHWDGISPLDTAFIHNNNNNKDKQNPDSLVSNKFITAEGHNPMVVNHVSDSCIGAPVYFFFTLNTARLTDVSQKLNLDELARVAKKYDLHVRVTGAADSSTGTSGINDSLSQSRADFIVSELKQRGIPAERITKISRGGIADYLPTEANRHTKVELF; from the coding sequence ATGACAAAACAAATCATTCTTATCTTTGCCGTTCTCTGCTCCGTGCAGGTACAGGCAAATTCACGATATACAGAAAGAGATACTGTACAACATGAGTTCTTCCATGATGCCACAGAACTGTTCCAACCCCTCCAGCCGGTCTATCTTGACGGTGTGGTAGTGCCAAGGACCGGGAGTGGCAATTGGTTTGTCAGTGTCACCGGAGGGGCAACCGCTTTTCTCGGAACGCCTCTTGGCTGCGAAGATCTGTTCGGACGTGTGAAACCCTCGTACAACCTTGCCGTCGGAAAATGGTTTACTCCTGCCGTTGGCGCCCGCATACATTACAGCGGTTTGCAATTCAAAGATGCCGGGTTATCCACGAAAAATTACCATAGCGTCCATGCAGACCTGCTATGGAACCTGCTTGGTTATCGGTATTCCGGACAGGAGCAGACACGCTGGGGACTTGCCCCATTTGTCGGAGTCGGACTGATACACAATTCCTCCAACAAGACTTCTCCTTTCGCCTTCTCATACGGTATTCAGGGACAATATCGGATTTCAAAACGGGTAAGTGCAGTACTGGAGTTCTCGGGGACAACAACCTCACAAAAATTTGATGGCTATGGCCGAACAAACCGCCTGGGTGATCATATGGTATCACTGACAGCCGGATTCACCTTCCATCTCGGGAAAATAGGTTGGAAACGAGCTGCTGATGTCACGCATTACATCCACAGGAATGAACAGCTCATCGATTATTCCCGTGCCTTGTCCGAGAAGAACAGCCGCTATGCCGGACAACATGACTGCGACAAACGAACGCTTGCTGAACTGAAGAAGATTCTGGAAATCGAAGGTCTGCTTGATACCTACGGGCACTTGCTGGAAGATGAGAAGAATGGACAACAAGGATATCCTGTAAACAATTATAGTGGCTTGAACTCATTGCGTGCAAGACTGAAACACAGACATTGGGACGGAATATCCCCTCTCGATACGGCATTCATTCATAACAACAATAACAACAAGGACAAACAGAATCCGGATTCCCTGGTATCGAATAAATTCATAACGGCTGAAGGGCACAATCCCATGGTTGTGAATCATGTCTCGGATAGCTGTATCGGAGCTCCTGTATATTTCTTTTTCACTCTTAACACTGCCCGCCTGACAGATGTTTCACAGAAACTCAATCTGGATGAATTGGCAAGGGTCGCAAAGAAATATGACTTGCATGTAAGAGTTACCGGGGCTGCGGACAGTTCTACAGGGACATCCGGCATCAATGATTCATTGAGCCAGTCAAGAGCGGACTTTATCGTTTCGGAACTGAAACAGCGCGGCATTCCTGCAGAAAGGATCACAAAAATCAGCAGAGGTGGAATTGCCGACTATCTGCCGACCGAAGCCAACAGACACACGAAAGTTGAACTGTTTTAG
- the mobV gene encoding MobV family relaxase — MANAKQVLDVHVSKGITVAQSNEHMRNWTEKGWKRATDLGNYDPTREHLNFEVVSGGKIRPIDKGRSIPERMAELLHKRGIKDPNEGLEEPRFRTVVNIIFGGSRTRMQELAFGKQEVDFEKGADNRHIKRKSEIERWAKDVYSFVCGRYGEQNIAAFIVHLDELNPHVHCTLLPIKDGKFAYKEIFAGKDKYEFSERMKQLHTDFYAEVNSKWGMSRGSSVSETGKKHRSTEEYRRMLSEECSTIEENISRHQQVLSSLHSDIRMAERRVKGLTSMVENLKKEQAEKEAQLSALKNDMEARKGDAQTLSAEKEKLENELAAIQNKLADKQEKLQTADRQLSELKENMDAIQERTEELKEEAYKYSRDVHSKVDSLLKDAMLENMVNEWREMSAQMKPSERQQFDDTLLCSVAERGTEVMRCATMLFLGMVDDATTFAETHGGGGGGNDLKWGRDEDEDNRAWALRCMKMASRMMRPSSGKKAKR; from the coding sequence ATGGCAAATGCAAAACAGGTACTTGACGTACATGTATCCAAAGGGATAACAGTGGCTCAGAGTAATGAACATATGCGCAATTGGACAGAGAAAGGTTGGAAAAGGGCAACTGACCTTGGTAATTATGACCCGACACGTGAACACCTGAATTTTGAAGTCGTATCAGGAGGTAAGATCCGTCCTATCGACAAAGGCCGGAGCATTCCTGAGCGAATGGCTGAACTGTTGCATAAACGAGGCATAAAGGATCCCAATGAAGGTTTGGAAGAACCGAGATTCCGTACAGTCGTAAATATCATTTTTGGGGGCTCTCGCACACGGATGCAGGAACTCGCATTTGGCAAGCAGGAAGTCGATTTTGAAAAAGGTGCGGACAATAGACACATAAAAAGGAAGAGTGAGATTGAACGTTGGGCAAAGGATGTCTATTCATTTGTCTGCGGCAGATATGGTGAACAGAATATTGCCGCATTCATTGTACATCTGGATGAGTTGAATCCACATGTGCATTGTACTTTGCTGCCAATCAAAGATGGGAAGTTTGCGTACAAGGAGATATTTGCCGGTAAGGACAAATATGAATTCAGCGAGCGCATGAAACAGCTTCATACGGACTTTTATGCAGAAGTCAATAGCAAATGGGGCATGTCCAGAGGCTCAAGTGTTTCCGAAACGGGAAAGAAGCATCGCAGTACAGAAGAATACCGTCGTATGCTGTCAGAGGAATGCTCTACAATAGAAGAGAATATCAGCCGCCATCAGCAAGTCCTTTCCTCTCTCCATTCGGACATCCGGATGGCAGAGCGCAGGGTCAAGGGCTTGACTTCAATGGTGGAAAACTTGAAAAAGGAGCAGGCCGAAAAAGAAGCCCAATTGTCGGCACTCAAAAATGATATGGAAGCCCGGAAAGGTGATGCACAGACTTTATCTGCCGAGAAAGAAAAGCTCGAAAATGAGCTGGCCGCTATCCAGAATAAATTGGCAGACAAACAGGAGAAGCTACAGACCGCTGACCGACAACTTTCCGAGCTCAAGGAAAATATGGATGCCATTCAGGAGCGGACAGAAGAATTGAAGGAAGAAGCATACAAATACTCGCGTGATGTCCATTCCAAAGTGGACAGTCTGCTCAAGGATGCCATGTTGGAGAATATGGTCAATGAGTGGCGGGAAATGTCGGCACAGATGAAGCCTTCCGAACGGCAACAGTTCGATGACACGCTCCTGTGTTCCGTGGCGGAACGGGGGACGGAAGTCATGCGCTGTGCGACAATGCTGTTTCTTGGAATGGTCGATGATGCCACAACATTTGCCGAAACACATGGCGGCGGAGGTGGCGGAAATGACCTCAAGTGGGGACGTGATGAAGACGAGGACAACCGTGCCTGGGCTCTCCGGTGCATGAAGATGGCAAGTCGCATGATGCGTCCTTCCAGTGGCAAAAAAGCCAAACGATAA
- a CDS encoding MarR family transcriptional regulator — MENSQENTTFILADVKVFDFLKEKAGDRKTKTEAYWDLLDRSMAGFVSPFVRKVERKLLPNQCHVTISDLAEFWHWHRATVRTFLDALESFGLLERTKLNKSVIITMTVQSGKNAIAGTEQEEPDFATRIGSILSEWVIGKKTSEDAGHSCGQALCQALAAIAGKDNSQASGNGADTVSAEVVRQEEKLRETILECIANAALQRVLRKSRFDNSSQLSQFFTLDLGGEWGAFIETAKELAELVFNPETSGAGVDMDRNKELLKSFRIPFLSLAAKAQTLSD, encoded by the coding sequence ATGGAAAATAGTCAAGAGAATACGACCTTTATATTGGCAGATGTCAAGGTGTTCGATTTCCTGAAGGAGAAAGCCGGAGACCGTAAAACGAAGACGGAAGCGTATTGGGACCTGCTGGACAGATCAATGGCAGGTTTTGTTTCTCCATTTGTAAGAAAAGTGGAGCGAAAACTTCTTCCCAACCAATGTCATGTGACAATCTCCGATCTTGCGGAATTCTGGCATTGGCATCGTGCCACTGTCCGAACCTTTCTGGATGCTCTGGAATCTTTCGGGCTACTTGAACGCACAAAACTTAATAAAAGCGTCATCATCACCATGACCGTGCAGTCTGGAAAAAATGCAATAGCCGGAACTGAACAGGAAGAGCCGGACTTTGCCACACGAATCGGCAGTATATTGTCCGAATGGGTCATCGGCAAAAAGACATCGGAGGATGCCGGTCATTCATGTGGTCAGGCTCTTTGCCAGGCATTAGCCGCCATTGCCGGTAAAGATAATTCTCAGGCTTCCGGCAACGGCGCCGATACGGTATCGGCAGAAGTCGTCAGACAGGAAGAAAAACTAAGGGAAACAATATTAGAGTGTATTGCCAATGCCGCTCTCCAGCGTGTGTTGCGTAAGTCAAGATTCGATAACAGTTCACAACTGTCGCAGTTCTTCACCCTTGACCTCGGCGGTGAATGGGGCGCGTTTATCGAGACCGCCAAAGAGCTTGCGGAGCTTGTATTTAATCCCGAAACATCCGGCGCAGGTGTTGATATGGACAGGAACAAAGAACTCCTTAAATCGTTCCGTATTCCCTTTTTATCGCTTGCGGCAAAAGCCCAGACATTGTCGGACTGA